The following proteins are co-located in the Vigna angularis cultivar LongXiaoDou No.4 chromosome 2, ASM1680809v1, whole genome shotgun sequence genome:
- the LOC108327119 gene encoding ABC transporter G family member 22 isoform X1 — MENAISSSLARTKSEDMEETGATTSMKSPPSAEGGGVLSRKSSKRMTAASPSGGGGRSTHIRRARSAQLKVDVDEVGSGVALSRASSASLGLSFSFTGFTLPPDEIADSKPFSDEDIPEDIEAGTHKPKFQTEHTLPIYLKFTDVTYKVVIKGITTTKENDILKGITGSVNPGEVLALMGPSGSGKTSLLNLLGGRLIQSTIGGSITYNDQPYSKFLKSRIGFVTQDDVLFPHLTVRETLTYAARLRLPNILTKEQKEKRALDVIEELGLERCQDTMIGGSYVRGVSGGERKRVCIGSEIIINPSLLFLDEPTSGLDSTTALRIVQLLHDIAEAGKTVVITIHQPSSRLFHKFDKLILLGKGSLLYFGKASEAMDYFQFIGCAPLITMNPAEFLLDLANGNVNDISVPSELKDRVQVGNAEVETCNDKPSASVVQEYLEEAYDSRVAEIEKTKLMVPVPLDEELKSKIYSSKRQWGASWFEQFSILFSRGFKERKHDYFSWLRITQVLSTAVILGLLWWQSDANNPKGLQDQAGLLFFIAVFWGFFPVFTAIFTFPQERAMLTKERTTDMYRLSAYFVARTTSDLLLDLVLPVFFLLVVYFMASLRLSAGRFFLSILTVFLCIIAAQGLGLAIGATLMDLKRATTLASVTVMTFMLAGGFFVQKVPIFISWIRYLSFNYHTYKLLLKVQYEHITRTINGITLDSGFTEVAALLAMVFGYRLLAYLSLRRMKLQAGN, encoded by the exons ATGGAAAATGCAATTTCATCCAGCTTGGCAAGAACGAAATCGGAGGATATGGAGGAGACGGGGGCAACGACAAGTATGAAATCGCCCCCGTCAGCGGAGGGTGGCGGAGTGCTGTCGAGGAAATCGAGCAAGAGGATGACAGCGGCCTCGCCGAGTGGGGGCGGAGGAAGAAGCACACACATAAGGAGGGCGAGGAGCGCTCAGTTGAAGGTGGATGTGGATGAGGTTGGCAGCGGCGTGGCTCTGAGTCGAGCTTCTAGCGCTAGCTTGGGCCTCTCGTTCTCCTTCACCGGCTTCACTCTCCCTCCCGATGAAATCGCCGATTCAAAACCTTTCAGCGACGAAGATATCC CGGAGGATATTGAAGCCGGAACTCATAAGCCTAAGTTCCAGACAGAACATACTCTGCCAATATATCTGAAG TTCACCGACGTGACCTACAAGGTAGTGATTAAAGGCATAACTACAACTAAGGAAAATGATATCTTGAAGGGGATCACTGGTTCTGTAAATCCTGGGGAAGTTTTGGCATTAATGGGTCCTTCAGGAAGTGGAAAGACATCTTTGTTAAATCTGCTAGGAGGAAGGTTAATTCAGTCCACAATAGGTGGCTCTATCACTTACAATGACCAACCTTATTCCAAGTTTCTAAAGAGCAG GATTGGATTCGTGACACAAGACGATGTTCTGTTTCCTCACCTTACTGTTAGAGAAACATTGACGTATGCTGCTCGCTTAAGATTGCCAAATATACTAACGAAAGAGCAAAAGGAAAAACGAGCTTTGGATGTCATCGAAGAGCTGGGATTAGAGAG GTGCCAAGATACTATGATAGGAGGTTCCTATGTTCGAGGAGTATCTGGTGGAGAGAGGAAGAGGGTTTGTATTGGCAGTGAGATCATAATCAACCCTTCTCTTCTATTTCTTGACGAACCAACTTCTGGTTTGGATTCTACGACAGCTTTAAGGATAGTTCAATTGCTACATGACATAGCAGAG GCAGGAAAAACCGTAGTGATAACAATCCATCAACCATCTAGCAGACTCTTCcataaatttgataagttgaTCCTTCTAGGAAAAGGGAGTTTGCTTTACTTTGGAAAAGCATCTGAAGCAATGGACTATTTTCAGTTTATAGGGTGTGCACCCCTTATTACCATGAACCCAGCTGAGTTTTTATTAGACCTTGCAAATGGAAACGTGAATGATATTTCTGTACCATCAGAGTTAAAGGATAGAGTGCAGGTAGGAAATGCTGAAGTTGAAACATGCAATGACAAACCATCTGCTTCAGTTGTACAAGAG tatCTGGAAGAGGCATATGATTCTCGAGTGGCAGAAATAGAGAAGACAAAGTTAATGGTTCCTGTCCCTCTCGATGAAGAACTGAAGTCTAAAATCTATTCTTCTAAAAGACAGTGGGGGGCAAGTTGGTTTGAGCAATTTTCTATACTGTTTTCAAGAGGATTCAAAGAGAGGAAGCATGACTATTTTAGCTGGTTGAGAATTACCCAAGTTCTTTCCACTGCAGTCATCTTAGGATTACTTTGGTGGCAATCAGATGCTAACAACCCAAAAGGTTTGCAAGATCAG GCAGGACTTCTCTTCTTTATTGCTGTGTTTTGGGGATTTTTTCCTGTCTTTACTGCCATATTCACATTTCCTCAAGAGAGGGCCATGCTGACTAAGGAACGAACAACGGATATGTACAGACTAAGTGCATATTTTGTGGCTAGAACTACAAGTGACCTTCTACTAGACCTGGTGTTACCAGTCTTTTTCCTCCTTGTTGTTTATTTCATGGCCAGTTTGAGACTCAGTGCAGGGCGTTTTTTTCTTAGTATTCTTACGGTTTTTCTCTGCATCATAGCAGCTCAG GGACTTGGACTTGCAATCGGGGCTACACTAATGGATTTGAAACGGGCAACAACTTTGGCTTCAGTAACCGTGATGACTTTCATGCTGGCTGGAGGATTTTTTGTGCag AAAGTCCCCATATTCATATCTTGGATTCGCTACCTCTCCTTCAACTACCATACGTATAAACTTCTGCTTAAGGTTCAATATGAACACATTACACGGACCATAAATGGAATCACACTTGACAGTGGATTCACAGAGGTTGCCGCTCTGTTAGCCATGGTTTTTGGTTACCGTCTTTTGGCATATCTCTCCTTGCGGCGGATGAAACTTCAAGCTGGAAATTAA
- the LOC108327119 gene encoding ABC transporter G family member 22 isoform X2, which yields MKSPIQNLSATKISFTDVTYKVVIKGITTTKENDILKGITGSVNPGEVLALMGPSGSGKTSLLNLLGGRLIQSTIGGSITYNDQPYSKFLKSRIGFVTQDDVLFPHLTVRETLTYAARLRLPNILTKEQKEKRALDVIEELGLERCQDTMIGGSYVRGVSGGERKRVCIGSEIIINPSLLFLDEPTSGLDSTTALRIVQLLHDIAEAGKTVVITIHQPSSRLFHKFDKLILLGKGSLLYFGKASEAMDYFQFIGCAPLITMNPAEFLLDLANGNVNDISVPSELKDRVQVGNAEVETCNDKPSASVVQEYLEEAYDSRVAEIEKTKLMVPVPLDEELKSKIYSSKRQWGASWFEQFSILFSRGFKERKHDYFSWLRITQVLSTAVILGLLWWQSDANNPKGLQDQAGLLFFIAVFWGFFPVFTAIFTFPQERAMLTKERTTDMYRLSAYFVARTTSDLLLDLVLPVFFLLVVYFMASLRLSAGRFFLSILTVFLCIIAAQGLGLAIGATLMDLKRATTLASVTVMTFMLAGGFFVQKVPIFISWIRYLSFNYHTYKLLLKVQYEHITRTINGITLDSGFTEVAALLAMVFGYRLLAYLSLRRMKLQAGN from the exons ATGAAATCGCCGATTCAAAACCTTTCAGCGACGAAGATATCC TTCACCGACGTGACCTACAAGGTAGTGATTAAAGGCATAACTACAACTAAGGAAAATGATATCTTGAAGGGGATCACTGGTTCTGTAAATCCTGGGGAAGTTTTGGCATTAATGGGTCCTTCAGGAAGTGGAAAGACATCTTTGTTAAATCTGCTAGGAGGAAGGTTAATTCAGTCCACAATAGGTGGCTCTATCACTTACAATGACCAACCTTATTCCAAGTTTCTAAAGAGCAG GATTGGATTCGTGACACAAGACGATGTTCTGTTTCCTCACCTTACTGTTAGAGAAACATTGACGTATGCTGCTCGCTTAAGATTGCCAAATATACTAACGAAAGAGCAAAAGGAAAAACGAGCTTTGGATGTCATCGAAGAGCTGGGATTAGAGAG GTGCCAAGATACTATGATAGGAGGTTCCTATGTTCGAGGAGTATCTGGTGGAGAGAGGAAGAGGGTTTGTATTGGCAGTGAGATCATAATCAACCCTTCTCTTCTATTTCTTGACGAACCAACTTCTGGTTTGGATTCTACGACAGCTTTAAGGATAGTTCAATTGCTACATGACATAGCAGAG GCAGGAAAAACCGTAGTGATAACAATCCATCAACCATCTAGCAGACTCTTCcataaatttgataagttgaTCCTTCTAGGAAAAGGGAGTTTGCTTTACTTTGGAAAAGCATCTGAAGCAATGGACTATTTTCAGTTTATAGGGTGTGCACCCCTTATTACCATGAACCCAGCTGAGTTTTTATTAGACCTTGCAAATGGAAACGTGAATGATATTTCTGTACCATCAGAGTTAAAGGATAGAGTGCAGGTAGGAAATGCTGAAGTTGAAACATGCAATGACAAACCATCTGCTTCAGTTGTACAAGAG tatCTGGAAGAGGCATATGATTCTCGAGTGGCAGAAATAGAGAAGACAAAGTTAATGGTTCCTGTCCCTCTCGATGAAGAACTGAAGTCTAAAATCTATTCTTCTAAAAGACAGTGGGGGGCAAGTTGGTTTGAGCAATTTTCTATACTGTTTTCAAGAGGATTCAAAGAGAGGAAGCATGACTATTTTAGCTGGTTGAGAATTACCCAAGTTCTTTCCACTGCAGTCATCTTAGGATTACTTTGGTGGCAATCAGATGCTAACAACCCAAAAGGTTTGCAAGATCAG GCAGGACTTCTCTTCTTTATTGCTGTGTTTTGGGGATTTTTTCCTGTCTTTACTGCCATATTCACATTTCCTCAAGAGAGGGCCATGCTGACTAAGGAACGAACAACGGATATGTACAGACTAAGTGCATATTTTGTGGCTAGAACTACAAGTGACCTTCTACTAGACCTGGTGTTACCAGTCTTTTTCCTCCTTGTTGTTTATTTCATGGCCAGTTTGAGACTCAGTGCAGGGCGTTTTTTTCTTAGTATTCTTACGGTTTTTCTCTGCATCATAGCAGCTCAG GGACTTGGACTTGCAATCGGGGCTACACTAATGGATTTGAAACGGGCAACAACTTTGGCTTCAGTAACCGTGATGACTTTCATGCTGGCTGGAGGATTTTTTGTGCag AAAGTCCCCATATTCATATCTTGGATTCGCTACCTCTCCTTCAACTACCATACGTATAAACTTCTGCTTAAGGTTCAATATGAACACATTACACGGACCATAAATGGAATCACACTTGACAGTGGATTCACAGAGGTTGCCGCTCTGTTAGCCATGGTTTTTGGTTACCGTCTTTTGGCATATCTCTCCTTGCGGCGGATGAAACTTCAAGCTGGAAATTAA
- the LOC108327119 gene encoding ABC transporter G family member 22 isoform X3: MLHGYQYSMFTDVTYKVVIKGITTTKENDILKGITGSVNPGEVLALMGPSGSGKTSLLNLLGGRLIQSTIGGSITYNDQPYSKFLKSRIGFVTQDDVLFPHLTVRETLTYAARLRLPNILTKEQKEKRALDVIEELGLERCQDTMIGGSYVRGVSGGERKRVCIGSEIIINPSLLFLDEPTSGLDSTTALRIVQLLHDIAEAGKTVVITIHQPSSRLFHKFDKLILLGKGSLLYFGKASEAMDYFQFIGCAPLITMNPAEFLLDLANGNVNDISVPSELKDRVQVGNAEVETCNDKPSASVVQEYLEEAYDSRVAEIEKTKLMVPVPLDEELKSKIYSSKRQWGASWFEQFSILFSRGFKERKHDYFSWLRITQVLSTAVILGLLWWQSDANNPKGLQDQAGLLFFIAVFWGFFPVFTAIFTFPQERAMLTKERTTDMYRLSAYFVARTTSDLLLDLVLPVFFLLVVYFMASLRLSAGRFFLSILTVFLCIIAAQGLGLAIGATLMDLKRATTLASVTVMTFMLAGGFFVQKVPIFISWIRYLSFNYHTYKLLLKVQYEHITRTINGITLDSGFTEVAALLAMVFGYRLLAYLSLRRMKLQAGN; encoded by the exons ATGTTACATGGCTATCAATATAGCATG TTCACCGACGTGACCTACAAGGTAGTGATTAAAGGCATAACTACAACTAAGGAAAATGATATCTTGAAGGGGATCACTGGTTCTGTAAATCCTGGGGAAGTTTTGGCATTAATGGGTCCTTCAGGAAGTGGAAAGACATCTTTGTTAAATCTGCTAGGAGGAAGGTTAATTCAGTCCACAATAGGTGGCTCTATCACTTACAATGACCAACCTTATTCCAAGTTTCTAAAGAGCAG GATTGGATTCGTGACACAAGACGATGTTCTGTTTCCTCACCTTACTGTTAGAGAAACATTGACGTATGCTGCTCGCTTAAGATTGCCAAATATACTAACGAAAGAGCAAAAGGAAAAACGAGCTTTGGATGTCATCGAAGAGCTGGGATTAGAGAG GTGCCAAGATACTATGATAGGAGGTTCCTATGTTCGAGGAGTATCTGGTGGAGAGAGGAAGAGGGTTTGTATTGGCAGTGAGATCATAATCAACCCTTCTCTTCTATTTCTTGACGAACCAACTTCTGGTTTGGATTCTACGACAGCTTTAAGGATAGTTCAATTGCTACATGACATAGCAGAG GCAGGAAAAACCGTAGTGATAACAATCCATCAACCATCTAGCAGACTCTTCcataaatttgataagttgaTCCTTCTAGGAAAAGGGAGTTTGCTTTACTTTGGAAAAGCATCTGAAGCAATGGACTATTTTCAGTTTATAGGGTGTGCACCCCTTATTACCATGAACCCAGCTGAGTTTTTATTAGACCTTGCAAATGGAAACGTGAATGATATTTCTGTACCATCAGAGTTAAAGGATAGAGTGCAGGTAGGAAATGCTGAAGTTGAAACATGCAATGACAAACCATCTGCTTCAGTTGTACAAGAG tatCTGGAAGAGGCATATGATTCTCGAGTGGCAGAAATAGAGAAGACAAAGTTAATGGTTCCTGTCCCTCTCGATGAAGAACTGAAGTCTAAAATCTATTCTTCTAAAAGACAGTGGGGGGCAAGTTGGTTTGAGCAATTTTCTATACTGTTTTCAAGAGGATTCAAAGAGAGGAAGCATGACTATTTTAGCTGGTTGAGAATTACCCAAGTTCTTTCCACTGCAGTCATCTTAGGATTACTTTGGTGGCAATCAGATGCTAACAACCCAAAAGGTTTGCAAGATCAG GCAGGACTTCTCTTCTTTATTGCTGTGTTTTGGGGATTTTTTCCTGTCTTTACTGCCATATTCACATTTCCTCAAGAGAGGGCCATGCTGACTAAGGAACGAACAACGGATATGTACAGACTAAGTGCATATTTTGTGGCTAGAACTACAAGTGACCTTCTACTAGACCTGGTGTTACCAGTCTTTTTCCTCCTTGTTGTTTATTTCATGGCCAGTTTGAGACTCAGTGCAGGGCGTTTTTTTCTTAGTATTCTTACGGTTTTTCTCTGCATCATAGCAGCTCAG GGACTTGGACTTGCAATCGGGGCTACACTAATGGATTTGAAACGGGCAACAACTTTGGCTTCAGTAACCGTGATGACTTTCATGCTGGCTGGAGGATTTTTTGTGCag AAAGTCCCCATATTCATATCTTGGATTCGCTACCTCTCCTTCAACTACCATACGTATAAACTTCTGCTTAAGGTTCAATATGAACACATTACACGGACCATAAATGGAATCACACTTGACAGTGGATTCACAGAGGTTGCCGCTCTGTTAGCCATGGTTTTTGGTTACCGTCTTTTGGCATATCTCTCCTTGCGGCGGATGAAACTTCAAGCTGGAAATTAA
- the LOC108327119 gene encoding ABC transporter G family member 22 isoform X4 — protein sequence MGPSGSGKTSLLNLLGGRLIQSTIGGSITYNDQPYSKFLKSRIGFVTQDDVLFPHLTVRETLTYAARLRLPNILTKEQKEKRALDVIEELGLERCQDTMIGGSYVRGVSGGERKRVCIGSEIIINPSLLFLDEPTSGLDSTTALRIVQLLHDIAEAGKTVVITIHQPSSRLFHKFDKLILLGKGSLLYFGKASEAMDYFQFIGCAPLITMNPAEFLLDLANGNVNDISVPSELKDRVQVGNAEVETCNDKPSASVVQEYLEEAYDSRVAEIEKTKLMVPVPLDEELKSKIYSSKRQWGASWFEQFSILFSRGFKERKHDYFSWLRITQVLSTAVILGLLWWQSDANNPKGLQDQAGLLFFIAVFWGFFPVFTAIFTFPQERAMLTKERTTDMYRLSAYFVARTTSDLLLDLVLPVFFLLVVYFMASLRLSAGRFFLSILTVFLCIIAAQGLGLAIGATLMDLKRATTLASVTVMTFMLAGGFFVQKVPIFISWIRYLSFNYHTYKLLLKVQYEHITRTINGITLDSGFTEVAALLAMVFGYRLLAYLSLRRMKLQAGN from the exons ATGGGTCCTTCAGGAAGTGGAAAGACATCTTTGTTAAATCTGCTAGGAGGAAGGTTAATTCAGTCCACAATAGGTGGCTCTATCACTTACAATGACCAACCTTATTCCAAGTTTCTAAAGAGCAG GATTGGATTCGTGACACAAGACGATGTTCTGTTTCCTCACCTTACTGTTAGAGAAACATTGACGTATGCTGCTCGCTTAAGATTGCCAAATATACTAACGAAAGAGCAAAAGGAAAAACGAGCTTTGGATGTCATCGAAGAGCTGGGATTAGAGAG GTGCCAAGATACTATGATAGGAGGTTCCTATGTTCGAGGAGTATCTGGTGGAGAGAGGAAGAGGGTTTGTATTGGCAGTGAGATCATAATCAACCCTTCTCTTCTATTTCTTGACGAACCAACTTCTGGTTTGGATTCTACGACAGCTTTAAGGATAGTTCAATTGCTACATGACATAGCAGAG GCAGGAAAAACCGTAGTGATAACAATCCATCAACCATCTAGCAGACTCTTCcataaatttgataagttgaTCCTTCTAGGAAAAGGGAGTTTGCTTTACTTTGGAAAAGCATCTGAAGCAATGGACTATTTTCAGTTTATAGGGTGTGCACCCCTTATTACCATGAACCCAGCTGAGTTTTTATTAGACCTTGCAAATGGAAACGTGAATGATATTTCTGTACCATCAGAGTTAAAGGATAGAGTGCAGGTAGGAAATGCTGAAGTTGAAACATGCAATGACAAACCATCTGCTTCAGTTGTACAAGAG tatCTGGAAGAGGCATATGATTCTCGAGTGGCAGAAATAGAGAAGACAAAGTTAATGGTTCCTGTCCCTCTCGATGAAGAACTGAAGTCTAAAATCTATTCTTCTAAAAGACAGTGGGGGGCAAGTTGGTTTGAGCAATTTTCTATACTGTTTTCAAGAGGATTCAAAGAGAGGAAGCATGACTATTTTAGCTGGTTGAGAATTACCCAAGTTCTTTCCACTGCAGTCATCTTAGGATTACTTTGGTGGCAATCAGATGCTAACAACCCAAAAGGTTTGCAAGATCAG GCAGGACTTCTCTTCTTTATTGCTGTGTTTTGGGGATTTTTTCCTGTCTTTACTGCCATATTCACATTTCCTCAAGAGAGGGCCATGCTGACTAAGGAACGAACAACGGATATGTACAGACTAAGTGCATATTTTGTGGCTAGAACTACAAGTGACCTTCTACTAGACCTGGTGTTACCAGTCTTTTTCCTCCTTGTTGTTTATTTCATGGCCAGTTTGAGACTCAGTGCAGGGCGTTTTTTTCTTAGTATTCTTACGGTTTTTCTCTGCATCATAGCAGCTCAG GGACTTGGACTTGCAATCGGGGCTACACTAATGGATTTGAAACGGGCAACAACTTTGGCTTCAGTAACCGTGATGACTTTCATGCTGGCTGGAGGATTTTTTGTGCag AAAGTCCCCATATTCATATCTTGGATTCGCTACCTCTCCTTCAACTACCATACGTATAAACTTCTGCTTAAGGTTCAATATGAACACATTACACGGACCATAAATGGAATCACACTTGACAGTGGATTCACAGAGGTTGCCGCTCTGTTAGCCATGGTTTTTGGTTACCGTCTTTTGGCATATCTCTCCTTGCGGCGGATGAAACTTCAAGCTGGAAATTAA
- the LOC108328176 gene encoding cell division cycle 20.2, cofactor of APC complex, translating to MDTGPLNCSSKMKYRSSFQGRLFRSKNSQENLDRFIPNRSAMDFGYAHYMLTEGNKKGREKENDAVMSPSREAYQKQLAEAFNMNRTRILAFKNKPPTPVELIPKCILSSPPPSNFSKSRRCVPQSSERTLDAPDILDDFYLNLLDWGRGNVLSIALGNSVYLWNANDSSTAELVTLEEEDGPVTSVAWAPDGRHLAIGLNNFHVQLWDSHSSRMVRTLRGGHQARVGSLSWNNHILTTGGMDGRIVNNDVRVRSHIVDSYRGHQQEVCGLKWSPSGQQLASGGNDNVVHIWDRATVSSNSANRWLHRFEEHRAAVKALAWCPFQANLLASGGGVGDHCIKFWNTHTGVCLNSVNTSSQVCALLWNKNERELLSSHGFTENQLTLWKYPSMFRMGELKGHTSRVLYMTQSPDGCTVASAAGDETLRFWNVFGTPQPSKPAPKANIEPFAHVSRIR from the exons ATGGACACTGGACCGTTGAATTGTTCATCCAAGATGAAGTACAGATCATCCTTTCAGGGTCGTCTCTTCCGCTCTAAGAATTCTCAAGAAAAC ttggacaggtttattcCCAATCGCTCGGCGATGGATTTCGGCTACGCGCACTACATGCTCACCGAGGGTAACAAGAAGGGCAGGGAGAAAGAGAACGATGCGGTGATGTCACCATCTCGAGAAGCATACCAGAAGCAACTCGCCGAGGCTTTCAACATGAATCGCACTCGAATCTTGGCCTTCAAGAACAAACCTCCAACTCCTGTTGAACTCATTCCCAAGTGCATCCTTTCGTCTCCTCCTCCATCCAATTTCTCTAAGTCCAGGCGTTGCGTTCCTCAG AGTTCTGAGAGAACGTTGGATGCTCCTGATATACTCGATGACTTTTATTTGAACCTACTGGACTGGGGTCGCGGCAATGTTCTTAGTATCGCCCTTGGGAACAGTGTGTATCTATGGAATGCCAATGATAGCTCCACCGCTGAACTTGTCACTCTGGAAGAGGAAGATGGTCCTGTTACAAGTGTAGCCTGGGCTCCCGATGGACGCCATTTAGCCATTggtttgaataattttcatgtCCAGCTCTGGGATTCTCATTCTTCTAGGATG GTAAGAACATTAAGAGGTGGACATCAAGCACGTGTGGGTTCACTATCTTGGAACAATCATATCCTCACAACAGGAGGGATGGATGGTAGAATCGTTAACAATGATGTTAGAGTGAGGTCTCATATTGTTGATTCTTATAGAGGACATCAGCAGGAGGTCTGTGGGCTTAAGTGGTCTCCCTCAGGACAACAATTGGCGAGTGGGGGCAACGATAACGTTGTTCACATATGGGACAGGGCTACTGTCTCTTCAAATTCAGCAAACCGTTGGCTTCATAGATTTGAGGAACATAGAGCTGCTGTGAAGGCATTAGCTTGGTGCCCATTCCAAGCAAATCTGCTAGCTTCAGGTGGAGGTGTGGGCGATCACTGCATTAAGTTCTGGAATACGCATACAGGAGTGTGCTTGAACTCTGTCAACACAAGCTCACAAGTGTGCGCTCTGCTGTGGAACAAGAATGAGCGTGAGTTGCTTAGCTCTCATGGTTTCACCGAGAACCAGCTCACTCTTTGGAAATATCCTTCAATGTTTAGAATGGGAGAGCTCAAGGGTCATACCTCCAGGGTGTTGTATATGACGCAAAGTCCAGATGGGTGTACTGTGGCTTCTGCAGCAGGGGACGAGACTCTGAGATTTTGGAATGTTTTTGGAACTCCACAGCCTTCGAAACCAGCGCCGAAAGCCAATATTGAGCCATTTGCTCATGTGAGTCGTATTCGCTGA
- the LOC108327646 gene encoding uncharacterized protein LOC108327646, which produces MEKSMRLGLMAVVAVSGSMAILVQQVHKRMLSNFMKKFEYQMGGILYAHGQKNLCGSEKHEANKKVRFSKEALEEKSYGRGDRMITTRVGRIRAEQFWEMENVERDEPKLEKMMPTNRKVLYRGIMKYRNSTIHGRLPF; this is translated from the exons atggAGAAGTCGATGAGATTAGGGTTGATGGCTGTGGTTGCTGTATCTGGAAGCATGGCCATCTTGGTTCAACAGGTCCATAAACGTATGCTATCTAACTTCATGAAGAAATTTGAGTATCAAATGGGTGGTATCTTATACGCACACGGCCAAAAGAATTTGTGTG GCTCAGAGAAACATGAAGCGAATAAGAAGGTGCGATTTTCAAAGGAAGCATTGGAAGAAAAGAGTTATGGTAGAGGTGATAGAATGATTACAACAAGGGTAGGACGAATCAGGGCTGAACAATTTTGGGAGATGGAGAATGTTGAGAGGGATGAGCCCAAATTAGAGAAGATGATGCCTACTAACAGGAAAGTTCTTTACAGGGGAATTATGAAATATAGGAATAGCACTATTCATGGGAGACTTCCATTCTag